The Verrucomicrobiota bacterium DNA window GTTTGGACAAGAAGCTCCTAGAATGCAGGCAGTGATGCTTGCAGGTGGTCATTGTTATGAGCACCTTGGGCAACTTATCGGATACGCACGTTCTTCAGGTGTAGTTCCACCCTGGAGCCAATAAGCAGAGAAACCATTTATATCATTTCGCCACGGCACCGGTTTTGATCGGTGCCGTTTTTTATTTCTGCTTGGCATTGAGCGCCAAGTGAAAACATCATCTATCGAAATGGCCCAAGTATACTTCTACTATTCCGCGATGAATGCGGGCAAAAGCACCTCTTTACTGCAATCGAGTTACAATTATCAGGAACGAGGGATGAAAACCCTTCTCATGAAACCTTCGATTGATCAACGCGAGGGAACTGGGAAAATAGTGTCCCGCATCGGGCTGAGTAGTGACGCTTACGAATTTAAAAGTACGGAAGATTTGCTTGCATTGATTGCCTGCAAACATAAGGGGAGTAGTCTTGCTTGTGTCTTGATTGACGAGTGCCAGTTCCTTACCCGTGATCAGGTGCAGCAACTTTGTTCGGTGGCTGATGATCTGGGAATCCCTGTATTGTGTTACGGTTTGCGGACCGACTTTAAAGGAAATCTTTTTGAAGGAAGCATGGCTTTGCTCGCATGGGCTGATCGTATCCATGAACTCAAAACGATTTGTCATTGCGGAAAGAAGGCCACGATGAATCTGCGGATGGGCCCGGATGGAAAAGCAGTTAAGGAAGGAGCTCAGGTTGAGATCGGCGGAAACGAACGGTACGTGGCGTTATGCAGAAAGCACTTTCGAGAGGCTATGGTATAAATGGTAGGGTTGGCTTTGAATTGATAATGAAAATGCCAAGCTGGGGTTTGCACTCCCAGGGAAATCGCAGCTAAAGCAGTTCCTGCAAATTCATGGCAAATACTCATCTGAAATAACTGAGTTGTCTTATCCTTTCTTAGTTATTTTCTTTGGTTCCATGAATCGTGCTTTTCTTCTTCTTACCCTTTGGACTTTAACTTTGGGCCTTTCGGGGCAGACGCCGTCTATCCAAAAATCGGCTCCACTCAGTACGGGTTCACCACAAAGCGTTGGTCTGTCGCCCGAGCGTCTGGCTCGCATTGATACGATGGCCGAGTCCGCCATTGCGGATAATGATGTGCCAGGTGTAGTGGCATTGGTTGCCCGGAAGGGAAAGATTGTTTACCACAAAGCCTTTGGATTAGCCGACAATGCAAGTGGTCGTAAAATGAAGAAGGACGACATCTTTCGAATCGCTTCTCAGTCCAAGGCGATCACTTCGACAGGAGTCATGATGCTCTGGGAGGAGGGGTTCTTCAAACTCGATGATCCAGTTTCAAAATGGATTCCGGAATTCAAGAACCCGCAAGTGTTGGATAGTTACAACTACACCAGCGGAACTTACACGACTATACCCGCCAATCGGGAAATCACGATTCGGCATTTGCTGACACACTCGTCCGGCCTTGGGTATGGCCTCATTGACGCGGATGAGCGCATGAAACTCATCTACAAAAAAGCCGGGATCACTGATTTGTTCACTACCGAACCGGTAACCATTGGGGATAGCGTAAAGAAGTTGGCGAAGCTCCCGTTGCACTTTCATCCGGGCGATGGGTATCGTTATTCCGAAGGGTTGGATGTGCTGGGATACTTCATCGAAGTGGTGTCCGGAATGCCTTTCGACCAGTTTTTGAAAACCCGTTTGTTCGATCCGTTGAGAATGGAGGATACTGGTTTCTATGTGCCGGACAACAAAGCCCATCGCCTGGTCACCGTGCAAAAACCAGAAGACGGCAAATGGGTAAAGTACACTGGAGTAGAAGGATACTACGATGCTGACTATCCCATCAAAGGTGCGAAGGCCTTTTTCAGTGGAGGCGCTGGGTTAACCAGCACGGTGCAGGACTACGCGACCTTTTTGCAAATGTACCTCAATGATGGTGAACTCAATGGTATTCGGTTTTTGAGCCGGACAACGATTGATACCATTATGTCTCCTCAGGTGGCGCTGAATAGGGAAACCGAAGATTACGGACTGGTCTTTGGTTTGTTGAATGAAAAGGGAGTTGCTTTTGGTGGACCGGGAAGCGCTGGCACCTTCAGGTGGGGAGGCTATTTTAATTCCCAGTATTTTGCAGATCCCAATGAACAGATTATTGGAGTCATAATGAAGCAAACTCGATATCAGACAACGGATGATACGAGTTGGCAGTTTGGCCAACTGGTGTTTCAGGCGATTGATGATCAATAATTACGAAAAACAATAACATTTTATGAAGCTTCTCTTAATCCTCATTTGTCTAAGTCTGAGTGTTTCGCTTTCCGGACAGACACCTTCTACTCAGAAATCACCTCCTTTAACCAAGGGTTCTGCCAAAAGTGTAGGGATGTCGCCGGAACGTTTGGCGCGAATTGATAAAATGGCGGAATCGGCCATTGCCGATGGCGACGTTCCCGGCCTCGTGGCACTGGTAGCTCGGGACGGCAAAATTGTTTATCACAAAGCTTTTGGCATTGCCGATGCCGAGATCGGGCGGGAGCTGAAGAAGGATGATATCTTTCGCATCTTTTCTCAAACGAAGGCGATCACTGCCACCGCAGTGATGATGTTGTGGGAAGAAGGATTGTTTAAACTGGATGATCCTATCTCAAAGTGGATTCCAGAATTTAAAAACCCGCAGGTTCTGGATACTTATAATTACACTGCTGGGAGCTACACAACCATTCCCGCCAATCAGGAGATCACCATTCGACATTTACTTACGCACTCCTCAGGAATCGGCTATGGTGCAATCGATCCTGATGAGCGTTTACGCCTCATTTATAAAGAAGCTGGAATCATTGAAGCGGTAACTCAAAAACATGTTTTAATTTCCGACAACATCAAGAAGCTGGCGAAGTTGCCCCTTCATTTTAATCCAGGAGAAAAATACTCCTATTCCATGGGCCTTGATGTGCTGGGCTACTTCGTAGAAATTCTTTCAGGAATGCCGTTGGATGAATTCTTTTCCTCCCGAATATTTGAACCTCTGGGTATGAAGGATACTTATTTTTATTTGCCTGAAAATAAGGTCGACCGTCTGGTTCTAACGCATGGTCCAAAGGATGGAAAATGGGTTTCCTACATTGGGGACGGAACCATTGATCCGGACTATCCCTTCAAAGGTGCGAAGAGTCTTTTTAGCGGCGGAGGAGGCTTGTTGAGTACAGCCACCGATTACGCAAACTTCCTGCAAATGTATCTGAACGGTGGTGAGTTGAATGGTAAGCGCCTACTCACCCGAACTACCATCGAGACTATGATGGCTTCCGGTGTGGATACGTCCCCCGCCAGTCAATACGGATTGGCATTCAGTGTATTGAACGACAAGGGAGTTGCCCAGGGAGGCCTCGGGAGTGAGGGAACCTTCAGTTGGGGTGGAGCGGCCAATACCCAGTATTTTGCGGATCCTAAAGAACAAATCATTGGAATCATTTTAAAACAAACCTTCGGGCAAAAAACCGACGACACACGATGGCAATTCAGGCAGTTGGTGTTTCAGGCGATTGATGATTAATGTCGTGGAGGATTTTCCCTTTCCTGGAAAAAAATAGCGGATTCCAGGTTTAGGGACTTCTTATTGTATCGGCTTTTCATTCTCCTTTAGTAAAGCTGCTCGTTCGTATACGTTCATTGTCTTCTACACCGGTTCCTTTCATGCATGTTTCATTAAAATTTGTCCTTTCCATTATTGCAGTTTCCATAACCTGTCTCGGGTTTGCTAATTCGGGCGCAGGTACTTATAAGAGTTTGTTCGATGGAAAGTCCCTAAATGGTTGGGAGGGATCCTCCGAATACTGGCGCGTTGAGGAAGGTTCGATTATCGGTGAAATCCCTGAGGGAGAGCGGCTTGAAAAAAACCACTGGCTGATCTGGCGGGGAGGAGACGTAGCCAATTTCGAGCTTCGGCTTCAGTTTCGTCTTTCAGGAAATCCCCGGGCGAACTCCGGCATCCAATTTCGTTGTCAGGCCACGGGCATCAATGAGGTTAAAGGGTATCAAGCCGACCTCGATATGGGTGCCATGTGGCTTGGACGTATTTATGACGAACACGGCCGCAAGTTGCTGGTCGAGCGCGGGGTACGGGTTTTAATAGACGAACAGGGAGGTCGCCTTGAGCAGGGTTTTGCCAACAAAGATCAATATGCTGTGTTGTTCCGTGAAAACGAATGGAACGATTATAGGATCGTTGCCTCCGACGAATTTGTGTCGGTCTATGTTAATGGGACGCTTTTCTCTCAACTGATTGATCGGGAAGCCGGCGAAAGAGATCTGACAGGGCAACTGGCGCTTCAGCTTCACAGCGGTGGACCAACATTGGTTGAGTTCAAAAACATACGTCTCCGGGAGCTTCAACCGGGGGATCATTCATTCGATGTGGTTGCAGCACACTCGGCTCTGGAGCCTACGCCGGGAATCATTCCAAAGACAGCAGATGGGCGACATTTGAACCTGGGATTCGAAGATGGGACTTTAAACGATTGGATGGTTGAAGGAGAAGCGTTTGTCGGACAACCGGTAAAAAAAGATACGATCAGTGAACGCTGGCCGGATCAGTTGAGCGGTAAGGAAGGTGATTACTTCATTACCGGTTTTGAGAATAAGGGTGACAGCAAAACGGGCACTTTAACTTCTGTTCCCTTTGTCGTCGATCATCCGTGGGCAAGTCTATTGGTGGGAGGAGGTGGTCGACTTTCCTGCAGTGTTGAGGTGGTGTTGAATGAGGACTCCCGGAAAGTGATTCAGAGTTTCCGCGGGCATAACCGGGAGCAAATGGAGCGCGTTTATTTCGACCTCAGTGCCCATCTGGGCAAGGAAGTTTTTATTCGTGTTGAAGATCAGATTTCGGTCCCCTGGGGTCACATTAATTACGATGACTTTCGGTTTTATGCCGATCGTCCCCACGAAGCGGGTACTTCAGCGAGTGCGAGGGTTCGTGAAAATCCGATCCTTGCACACCTGGTTCAAAACCCGATCGAACCTTCAGGTAATGGATCGGAAACGGTGGGGGTTATGTCCGTAGTCGAAGGCTTTCAAGTCGACATCATTGCCGCAGAACCAGACCTGCATCAACCCATTGCATTTACTTTTGATGCCAAAGGCCGTATCTGGGTGATCGAGGCACACAGCTATCCAAGCAAACGCGAGGAAGGTGAGGGTCTGGATAAAATAGTGATCTTTGAAGACAGCGATGCCAACGGAAGCTATGAGACGCGTAAAGTGTTTATTGAGGGTCTCAACCTCGCCAGTGGATTGGAGCTGGGTTTTGGCGGGGTTTGGGTGGGAGCAGCACCTGAGTTGTTGTTTATTCCGGATCGGGATATGGACGACAGGCCCGATTCCGAGCCAATCGTGCTGCTGGATGGTTTCGGTTATCAGGATACTCACGAAACCTTGAACAGTTTTATCTGGGGTCCCGATGGATGGTTATATGGTAATCAGGGTATTTTTAATTCCGCACTGATTGGGAAGCCGGGTGTTCCGGATGAGGAACGACTGCTTCTTACAGCCGGAGTATGGAGGTATCATCCAACACGGCATGAGTTTGAAATATTTGCCTATGGTGGTAGTAATCCCTGGGGTCTGGATTTTAATGAAATGGGACAGTTGTTCATGACCCATTGCCGGAGTCGTTGGGGGCGCGGTTTCTCCACCTACGTCATCCAGGGAGGTCATTTCTGGAATCAGTCAAATAAAGGACATGCTGATTTTATAGCGAATAATGCTCTTGAGAATTTCGATCATTTCCCAAACTACTTATTTGCGTCAGCACGTTATGGACATGGAGAAGGAGGTGCTGGTAAACCTGGAAGCCGGGCCGTTTACGGCGGACACGCCCCGGTTGGGAGCATGATCTACCTCGGTGACAATTGGCCGGAAACTTACCGAGATCATTTGTTTACCCATAACATCCATGGTCACCAGATGAACCACCAGGTTAACCTTCGTGAGGGCAGTGGTTATAACACTGTGCATGGAGGTTTCGATATGCTGTATTCTCCCGAATCAACTTACCTCGGAGTTAAACTTAAGTACGGACCAGACGGTAGCGTCATTTTCAGTGATTGGGTAGACCTGCAGAAATGTCATAATCCCAAAGCAGAACAATGGGATCGTGGGAATGGTCGTCTCTACCGTATGGCTTGGGCGGAAACGTTTCAGCCGGTCAAGGTCGACCTGCAAAATGCAAGTGATGCTGAGTTGGTTAATTACCAGCTTCATCAAAACGATTGGTATGCGCGGACGGCGCGTCGGCTACTTCAGGAACGTAATAATCAAGGTACCCTTTCCAGGGATACCGAAGCACAGCTGGAATCGATGGGCTTTAATCATGAAGATCCGGCGAGACGATTACGAGCGCTTTGGGCCTTGTTTGCTATTGGGAGTCTTGATGATTCTGCCGCTCAAGAGTTCCTGAAAGATGAAAATGAATACGTTCGCGCCTGGACCATTCAGTTACTGACGGATGAAAAGAAGGCGTCCACCCGGATGCAGAACCATTTCACGAAATTGGCCAAGTCTGACTCATCACCAGTTGTGCGTTTATATCTGGCATCAGCCATGCAGAGAATAAGCTCATCGGCTGCCTGGAAAGTGTGCGAGGCTCTGGTACGGCATGAGGAAGACAAAGACGACCGTTACCTGCCTAAAATGATTTGGTATGGACTGGCTGAGTTGATGAGAGAAGATCCCGATCGTGCCTTTCGTCTGGTGGATAAAAGCAGGATAGATGTACTGTTTGATTATGCCATTTGGTTTAGTGCCAATCTTCAAGGGAAAGCGTTGGATCGGAGTTTAAAAACTCTGGGATCTGCAAAAAACAAAGAGCCATTGATTGAGGCGGTTGCACTAGGGCTGGAAGGCCAGAGAGATCTCAATATGCCGCGTAGATGGAAATCTGTTTCCGGGAAGTTGTACGATAGTTCTAACGAACGTATCGCCAAATTGGCACGGGTAATTGGTTCCACATTTGGAGACACCTCCATTTATCCGGAAATGCGCGACATCCTGGCCGACACCGATGCACCTCTTGATGAAAGATTGAATGCGCTTGGCATTCTGGCAGATGCGGAAGATTCGGACTCGGTCGATTTGTTTATTTCTCTATTGGACGATGAAGACTTCACAACTGCTATCATTGAACTATCTCCCCAGCTGGACAGATCCGATATGGCCGAATTACTGATTGGACGATTCGATCAGTTTAGTGAGAAGGAAAAAGAGGCAGCGATCAATGCGCTCACCAAACGGGAACCCATGGCGGTTGCCTTGTTAGATGCTATTGAAAAAAGGATTATACCTAAAAAGCACCTAAGCGCCTACCATGCTCGCGAAATGAGTGTGCTTAACAGTCCGGAAGTGGAGGAACGACTTTCCCGCGTTTGGGG harbors:
- a CDS encoding serine hydrolase, which gives rise to MKLLLILICLSLSVSLSGQTPSTQKSPPLTKGSAKSVGMSPERLARIDKMAESAIADGDVPGLVALVARDGKIVYHKAFGIADAEIGRELKKDDIFRIFSQTKAITATAVMMLWEEGLFKLDDPISKWIPEFKNPQVLDTYNYTAGSYTTIPANQEITIRHLLTHSSGIGYGAIDPDERLRLIYKEAGIIEAVTQKHVLISDNIKKLAKLPLHFNPGEKYSYSMGLDVLGYFVEILSGMPLDEFFSSRIFEPLGMKDTYFYLPENKVDRLVLTHGPKDGKWVSYIGDGTIDPDYPFKGAKSLFSGGGGLLSTATDYANFLQMYLNGGELNGKRLLTRTTIETMMASGVDTSPASQYGLAFSVLNDKGVAQGGLGSEGTFSWGGAANTQYFADPKEQIIGIILKQTFGQKTDDTRWQFRQLVFQAIDD
- a CDS encoding serine hydrolase, coding for MNRAFLLLTLWTLTLGLSGQTPSIQKSAPLSTGSPQSVGLSPERLARIDTMAESAIADNDVPGVVALVARKGKIVYHKAFGLADNASGRKMKKDDIFRIASQSKAITSTGVMMLWEEGFFKLDDPVSKWIPEFKNPQVLDSYNYTSGTYTTIPANREITIRHLLTHSSGLGYGLIDADERMKLIYKKAGITDLFTTEPVTIGDSVKKLAKLPLHFHPGDGYRYSEGLDVLGYFIEVVSGMPFDQFLKTRLFDPLRMEDTGFYVPDNKAHRLVTVQKPEDGKWVKYTGVEGYYDADYPIKGAKAFFSGGAGLTSTVQDYATFLQMYLNDGELNGIRFLSRTTIDTIMSPQVALNRETEDYGLVFGLLNEKGVAFGGPGSAGTFRWGGYFNSQYFADPNEQIIGVIMKQTRYQTTDDTSWQFGQLVFQAIDDQ
- a CDS encoding thymidine kinase; the protein is MAQVYFYYSAMNAGKSTSLLQSSYNYQERGMKTLLMKPSIDQREGTGKIVSRIGLSSDAYEFKSTEDLLALIACKHKGSSLACVLIDECQFLTRDQVQQLCSVADDLGIPVLCYGLRTDFKGNLFEGSMALLAWADRIHELKTICHCGKKATMNLRMGPDGKAVKEGAQVEIGGNERYVALCRKHFREAMV
- a CDS encoding DUF1080 domain-containing protein codes for the protein MHVSLKFVLSIIAVSITCLGFANSGAGTYKSLFDGKSLNGWEGSSEYWRVEEGSIIGEIPEGERLEKNHWLIWRGGDVANFELRLQFRLSGNPRANSGIQFRCQATGINEVKGYQADLDMGAMWLGRIYDEHGRKLLVERGVRVLIDEQGGRLEQGFANKDQYAVLFRENEWNDYRIVASDEFVSVYVNGTLFSQLIDREAGERDLTGQLALQLHSGGPTLVEFKNIRLRELQPGDHSFDVVAAHSALEPTPGIIPKTADGRHLNLGFEDGTLNDWMVEGEAFVGQPVKKDTISERWPDQLSGKEGDYFITGFENKGDSKTGTLTSVPFVVDHPWASLLVGGGGRLSCSVEVVLNEDSRKVIQSFRGHNREQMERVYFDLSAHLGKEVFIRVEDQISVPWGHINYDDFRFYADRPHEAGTSASARVRENPILAHLVQNPIEPSGNGSETVGVMSVVEGFQVDIIAAEPDLHQPIAFTFDAKGRIWVIEAHSYPSKREEGEGLDKIVIFEDSDANGSYETRKVFIEGLNLASGLELGFGGVWVGAAPELLFIPDRDMDDRPDSEPIVLLDGFGYQDTHETLNSFIWGPDGWLYGNQGIFNSALIGKPGVPDEERLLLTAGVWRYHPTRHEFEIFAYGGSNPWGLDFNEMGQLFMTHCRSRWGRGFSTYVIQGGHFWNQSNKGHADFIANNALENFDHFPNYLFASARYGHGEGGAGKPGSRAVYGGHAPVGSMIYLGDNWPETYRDHLFTHNIHGHQMNHQVNLREGSGYNTVHGGFDMLYSPESTYLGVKLKYGPDGSVIFSDWVDLQKCHNPKAEQWDRGNGRLYRMAWAETFQPVKVDLQNASDAELVNYQLHQNDWYARTARRLLQERNNQGTLSRDTEAQLESMGFNHEDPARRLRALWALFAIGSLDDSAAQEFLKDENEYVRAWTIQLLTDEKKASTRMQNHFTKLAKSDSSPVVRLYLASAMQRISSSAAWKVCEALVRHEEDKDDRYLPKMIWYGLAELMREDPDRAFRLVDKSRIDVLFDYAIWFSANLQGKALDRSLKTLGSAKNKEPLIEAVALGLEGQRDLNMPRRWKSVSGKLYDSSNERIAKLARVIGSTFGDTSIYPEMRDILADTDAPLDERLNALGILADAEDSDSVDLFISLLDDEDFTTAIIELSPQLDRSDMAELLIGRFDQFSEKEKEAAINALTKREPMAVALLDAIEKRIIPKKHLSAYHAREMSVLNSPEVEERLSRVWGRVKESPQDVAAKIEKLDTFYSQAPLWAFKVKEGKSHFESLCSSCHLPNENKVLLGPDLTGSGENGARYFLENIIDPNAVVGSDYELTLVETHSGQTVSGMIENENDTAVSIQTLSNLITLAKSEVKKITRLPQSMMPPGLMDTLDETQQVELLKYLTTL